The following coding sequences are from one Clostridioides difficile ATCC 9689 = DSM 1296 window:
- a CDS encoding BlaI/MecI/CopY family transcriptional regulator has product MKISKLPEAELKVMRYICEANKVLTSRELVAAMEEKYEWNESTTFTVLKRLERREFLSTEKIGKLTHYNILVKEKKYLRFETKEFLKNIHKNSISSLMSALHGEDDEVDEDKLSELEECFKNLK; this is encoded by the coding sequence ATGAAAATTAGTAAATTACCAGAAGCGGAATTAAAAGTTATGAGATATATTTGTGAAGCTAACAAGGTATTAACTTCTAGGGAATTAGTTGCTGCAATGGAAGAAAAATATGAGTGGAATGAATCAACTACATTTACAGTTTTGAAAAGATTAGAGCGAAGGGAGTTTTTAAGTACAGAGAAAATAGGCAAACTTACACATTATAATATACTAGTAAAAGAGAAAAAATATCTAAGGTTTGAAACAAAGGAATTTTTGAAGAACATACATAAAAATTCAATTTCAAGTTTAATGTCAGCGTTACATGGTGAAGACGACGAAGTGGATGAAGATAAATTAAGTGAACTCGAAGAATGTTTTAAGAATTTGAAATAA
- a CDS encoding response regulator transcription factor: MYNILVVDDDKEIVDSIEIYLKSEGFKIYKAYDGMKALEIITENDIHLILMDIMMPKLDGIKATVKIREERNIPIILISAKSEDTDKIIGLNIGADDYITKPFNLLELIARVKSNLRRYVTLGNYEDTCKEILKSGALELNTLTKEVKIDGENIKMTPIEYKIIELLLENKGRVFSIDEIYEKVWNEESFNSENTVAVHIRRIREKIEINPKEPRFLKVVWGVGYKIEKF; the protein is encoded by the coding sequence ATGTACAATATATTAGTAGTAGACGATGATAAAGAAATTGTTGATTCGATAGAAATATATCTTAAATCAGAAGGATTTAAAATATATAAAGCATATGATGGAATGAAAGCTTTGGAAATAATAACAGAGAATGACATTCATCTAATACTAATGGATATAATGATGCCTAAATTAGATGGAATCAAAGCAACTGTAAAAATACGAGAAGAAAGAAATATTCCAATAATTTTAATTTCAGCAAAAAGTGAAGATACAGATAAAATAATAGGATTAAATATTGGAGCTGATGATTATATAACAAAGCCATTTAATCTATTAGAGCTTATAGCTAGGGTTAAATCAAACTTAAGACGATATGTAACTTTAGGTAATTATGAAGATACATGTAAAGAAATTTTAAAAAGTGGAGCTTTGGAGTTAAATACACTAACAAAAGAAGTTAAAATTGATGGTGAAAACATAAAAATGACTCCAATTGAGTATAAAATAATTGAACTTCTTTTAGAAAATAAAGGACGAGTTTTCTCAATAGATGAGATATACGAAAAAGTATGGAATGAGGAAAGTTTTAATTCAGAAAATACAGTAGCAGTACATATCAGACGAATAAGAGAAAAGATTGAAATAAATCCAAAAGAACCAAGATTTTTAAAGGTGGTGTGGGGAGTTGGTTATAAGATTGAAAAATTTTAG
- a CDS encoding helix-turn-helix transcriptional regulator — protein MKTKVREFRTNMGLTQQQLADLVHVSNRTIISIEKEQYSPSLMLAYRMAQVFGTTIEELCCLKENKEMEDKKHESKE, from the coding sequence ATGAAAACAAAAGTACGAGAATTTCGAACAAATATGGGTCTAACACAGCAACAACTCGCTGATTTAGTCCATGTATCAAACAGAACAATTATTTCTATTGAAAAAGAGCAATATAGCCCTTCTCTTATGCTTGCCTATCGTATGGCACAAGTGTTTGGTACAACGATTGAAGAACTATGTTGTTTAAAAGAAAATAAAGAAATGGAGGATAAAAAACATGAAAGTAAAGAGTAA